A single window of Methylomarinum sp. Ch1-1 DNA harbors:
- a CDS encoding mechanosensitive ion channel family protein, with amino-acid sequence MEKRQLEQIFKAPDSGTILELILIVIGAALLIMATQKLLPWIANRLHGKPRFFLLAMVPLLRLIFIVMAILLAVPRVIEPSLQNMVAVFGSLGLALGFALKDYAGSLIAGVVAVGERPYRNGDWIEINGNYGEVTHVGIRTVQIVTPDDTVVCIPHLKLWNQAVSNANNGTPKLQCVADFYLHPHHDAARVKDLLQDVGLTSPYLRYNEPVLVIAQEKPWGSHYQLKAYPIDPRQQFRFVTDLTVRGKECLLAQGVGFISAPVTADRSSGSESV; translated from the coding sequence ATGGAAAAGCGTCAATTAGAGCAAATCTTTAAAGCGCCGGACAGCGGTACGATACTGGAGTTGATCCTGATCGTGATCGGGGCGGCCTTGCTGATCATGGCGACGCAAAAACTACTGCCCTGGATCGCTAACCGCTTACACGGCAAGCCACGCTTCTTCCTGTTAGCAATGGTGCCCTTATTGCGTCTGATTTTCATCGTAATGGCGATTCTGTTGGCCGTACCTCGGGTGATCGAGCCGTCCTTGCAGAACATGGTTGCGGTGTTCGGTTCTCTCGGCTTGGCTCTTGGTTTTGCGTTGAAGGATTATGCCGGCAGCCTCATCGCCGGGGTGGTTGCGGTCGGCGAAAGGCCTTACCGTAACGGCGATTGGATCGAGATCAATGGCAATTATGGTGAAGTCACCCACGTCGGCATACGCACGGTACAGATCGTCACTCCCGACGATACGGTAGTGTGTATTCCTCATCTGAAACTTTGGAATCAAGCCGTATCAAATGCCAATAATGGTACGCCCAAGCTGCAATGCGTGGCCGATTTTTATCTTCATCCTCATCACGATGCCGCGAGGGTCAAAGATTTGTTGCAGGATGTGGGCCTGACCAGTCCCTATCTTCGTTATAATGAACCTGTCTTGGTCATCGCTCAGGAAAAGCCCTGGGGCAGTCATTACCAGTTGAAGGCCTATCCGATCGATCCGCGCCAACAGTTTCGCTTCGTCACCGACCTGACCGTCAGAGGTAAGGAATGCTTGCTTGCGCAGGGCGTCGGCTTTATCTCGGCGCCGGTTACCGCAGATCGGAGCTCTGGGTCAGAGAGTGTATAG
- a CDS encoding amidoligase family protein — MSNQTNSFNSPAIAVKDDGSPRLVGFELEFSGLSLEQTGVALRKSLGGKLEQLSVAESVLHVDALGDFTIELDWNYLKRTAEENEHSQQNGDWVNLLSQAANLLVPVEIACPPIPVGELEALTPMVDDLRKAGAVGTEESLLAAYGVHINPEIPRQDAETLFTYLRAFAVLQWWLVDAHDVDVTRKMSPYIDLYPEAYLKKLLSAPQPTMEQLFADYLEHNASRNRALDLLPLLAHIDRDAVLRVVDDPKIQARPTFHYRLPNCHIERADWSLSASWNTWWVVEQLASRSDDLNELSQDFLQAERPVIGVNRKEWVEYIGRWLKDHALA; from the coding sequence ATGTCGAATCAAACAAATTCTTTTAACTCTCCAGCGATCGCCGTTAAAGATGACGGCAGCCCTAGACTGGTGGGATTCGAATTAGAATTTTCCGGGCTCAGCCTCGAACAAACCGGCGTGGCGCTCCGCAAATCATTAGGAGGAAAATTGGAACAGCTGTCCGTAGCCGAGTCGGTGCTGCACGTCGATGCATTGGGGGACTTTACTATCGAGTTGGATTGGAATTATCTGAAGCGCACCGCCGAAGAAAATGAGCACTCACAACAAAACGGCGACTGGGTCAATTTACTGAGCCAAGCAGCGAACCTGCTGGTTCCCGTCGAAATCGCCTGTCCTCCGATTCCGGTCGGCGAGCTTGAAGCGTTGACACCGATGGTCGATGACTTACGCAAGGCCGGCGCCGTCGGCACCGAGGAATCATTGCTGGCGGCTTACGGCGTTCATATCAATCCGGAAATTCCGCGTCAGGATGCCGAAACACTATTTACTTACTTACGAGCGTTCGCCGTTCTCCAATGGTGGTTGGTCGATGCCCATGACGTCGATGTCACCCGAAAGATGAGTCCTTACATCGACCTTTATCCGGAAGCCTATCTCAAAAAGCTTTTATCCGCACCGCAACCGACTATGGAACAGCTTTTTGCCGATTATCTAGAACACAACGCCAGCCGCAACCGAGCACTGGATTTATTGCCGTTGCTGGCCCATATCGACCGTGACGCGGTGCTGCGCGTCGTCGATGATCCGAAGATTCAGGCCCGCCCCACCTTCCATTATCGTTTACCGAACTGCCATATCGAGCGGGCGGACTGGTCGTTGTCCGCTTCCTGGAATACCTGGTGGGTCGTGGAGCAATTAGCGTCCCGGAGCGACGACCTCAATGAGCTCAGCCAGGACTTTCTGCAGGCCGAGCGGCCGGTGATCGGCGTCAACCGCAAAGAATGGGTGGAGTATATCGGCCGATGGCTAAAAGACCACGCGTTGGCGTAA
- a CDS encoding gamma-glutamyl-gamma-aminobutyrate hydrolase family protein: MAKRPRVGVTGNDRRWAPSWWCIALALRLAGAVPERISVKHQPSGKPLHALIIGGGNDISPEHYNHDIEAKVKLDPKRDRLEIEWIHKALDNKIPLLGICRGAQLINVVLGGTLYQDIRPLRKRTYNRPGLLPTKQVHIDGGSKLAQICGKTHIRVNSLHHQAINKLGVGLNTVGRDLDLITQAVEGFSDNRIIGVQWHPEYLIYMPSQFSIFQSLLKNYR, from the coding sequence ATGGCTAAAAGACCACGCGTTGGCGTAACCGGCAACGATCGGCGCTGGGCCCCTAGCTGGTGGTGCATCGCTCTGGCGCTGCGCCTGGCCGGCGCCGTGCCGGAACGGATCAGTGTAAAACACCAACCCAGCGGAAAACCATTGCATGCGCTGATCATCGGCGGCGGCAACGATATCAGTCCGGAACACTACAACCACGATATCGAGGCCAAGGTCAAACTCGACCCTAAGCGCGACCGCTTGGAGATCGAATGGATCCACAAGGCGTTGGATAACAAAATCCCGCTGCTGGGAATCTGCCGCGGCGCGCAATTGATCAATGTGGTATTAGGCGGCACCCTCTATCAAGATATCCGTCCGTTACGCAAACGCACCTATAACCGTCCCGGCCTGCTGCCGACCAAGCAAGTCCATATAGATGGCGGCTCAAAACTGGCGCAGATCTGCGGGAAAACACACATTAGAGTCAATAGCCTGCACCATCAAGCGATCAATAAATTGGGAGTAGGGCTTAACACGGTCGGCCGTGATCTCGACCTGATCACCCAAGCAGTGGAAGGCTTCTCGGACAACCGGATCATCGGCGTACAGTGGCATCCGGAATACCTAATCTACATGCCGTCGCAATTTTCAATCTTTCAATCACTGCTGAAAAATTATCGATGA
- a CDS encoding YqaA family protein, whose protein sequence is MISSHLLLFGSAFLAATFFPFYSEVILFTLLREGGDPYALVMTATLGNTLGAVVNWFMGLYLLHFQDRRWFYFSKKQIEQAQNWYQRYGFWSLLLAWMPIGGDALTLIAGIMKVRLWHFLLLVGSGKALRYILIVYLEMQSPI, encoded by the coding sequence ATGATTTCATCCCACCTCTTGTTATTTGGCTCCGCCTTCCTAGCGGCGACTTTTTTTCCCTTCTATTCAGAAGTGATTTTGTTTACCTTGTTGCGCGAAGGCGGAGATCCTTACGCACTGGTGATGACCGCCACCCTTGGCAATACCCTGGGAGCCGTTGTCAACTGGTTCATGGGCCTTTATCTACTGCATTTCCAAGACCGGCGCTGGTTTTATTTCAGCAAGAAACAAATCGAACAAGCGCAAAACTGGTATCAACGTTACGGCTTCTGGTCCCTGCTGCTTGCCTGGATGCCAATCGGCGGCGATGCGTTGACGCTGATCGCCGGCATCATGAAAGTCCGCTTATGGCACTTTTTGCTGCTAGTCGGCTCCGGCAAGGCGCTGCGCTATATTTTAATTGTTTATCTCGAGATGCAATCGCCGATATGA
- a CDS encoding MerR family transcriptional regulator, with product MLEPSNNNELPAIPAKRYFTIGEVSELCGVKPHVLRYWEQEFSELKPVKRRGNRRYYQRHDVLTIRQIRSLLYEQGYTIGGARAHLASDGAKEDSTRTKQLIHQMIGELEDILELLK from the coding sequence ATGCTGGAGCCCAGTAATAATAATGAATTGCCGGCGATACCGGCGAAACGCTATTTCACGATCGGAGAAGTCAGCGAACTCTGCGGCGTCAAGCCTCATGTGCTGCGATATTGGGAGCAGGAGTTCTCCGAGCTTAAACCGGTCAAGAGACGCGGCAACCGGCGTTATTATCAGCGCCACGACGTGTTGACGATACGCCAGATACGCTCGTTACTTTATGAGCAGGGTTATACGATTGGTGGTGCGCGGGCGCATCTTGCCAGTGACGGGGCCAAGGAAGATTCTACCCGCACCAAGCAGTTGATACACCAGATGATCGGCGAGCTGGAAGATATTCTGGAGCTGCTAAAGTAA
- the ihfA gene encoding integration host factor subunit alpha — translation MALTKADFAERLFDELGLNKREAKDMVELFFEEIKGSLERGEQVKISGFGKFELRDKSSRPGRNPKTGEEIPITARRVVTFRSGQKLKARVESYAGAQ, via the coding sequence ATGGCATTAACTAAAGCCGATTTTGCAGAAAGATTATTCGATGAACTAGGATTAAACAAACGTGAAGCCAAGGACATGGTGGAGCTGTTCTTTGAAGAGATTAAAGGATCTTTGGAAAGGGGGGAGCAGGTTAAAATTTCCGGTTTCGGTAAATTTGAATTGCGCGACAAAAGCAGTCGCCCCGGCAGGAATCCTAAAACAGGCGAAGAAATCCCCATTACTGCCCGGCGTGTGGTAACATTCAGATCAGGTCAGAAATTAAAAGCCAGAGTGGAATCCTATGCTGGAGCCCAGTAA
- the pheT gene encoding phenylalanine--tRNA ligase subunit beta produces the protein MQISEAWLRELVNPPVDSDQLVAQLTMAGLEVDSVEPAAAQFSKVVVAQVVSLEQHSNADKLRVCQVDVGEAEPIQIVCGASNVKAGSKFPAALVGAVLPGDFKIKKSKLRGELSFGMLCSEKELGLAADADGLMELSDSAPVGADIREYLALDDTIIEIDLTPNRADCLSVEGVAREVSVLNKTPWTAVEFAPVEISHQERLEVKVEAPEACPRYLGRLIKNVDPQAETPMWMQEKLRRSGIRSLGPLIDVTNYVLLELGQPLHAFDAAKLHGAIVVRKSQQGEALNLLNEQTIKLDGEALVIADQQQALALAGVMGGNDSAVGDDTQDIFLECAYFSPISIAGKARQFGLHTDSSHRFERGVDFTLQQRAIERATQLIVEISGGSVGPIIEVSSDEHLPQREAVKLRRQRIEKMLGIDIAEQEVSAIFEGLDMQVDAVADGWEITPPGCRFDIAIEADLIEEIARIYGYNNLPNSSLLMRSELGKAPEAVLPQDRAKDLLVDRGYQEAITYSFVDEEIQRIIAPDDEFIRLQNPISSELSVMRTTLWCGLLNAALYNTKRQQSRVRLFESGLSFVNKAGETVQQPMLAGLALGGVHAEQWGEKIRKVDFFDVKADLEALFSLTGSVISYQAEKHPALHPGQSARLYNTRGDAIGWLGMLHPTLEKQLGFDTQVFLFELDLNKVLEKQIPVFKSMSRFPSVRRDLAVIVEENVSAADIIASIENCQEQAIQAVRIFDVYRGQGVDQGCKSVALSLVLQDFSQTLTDSEIDAIFSRVLQTLTTDLSAKLRD, from the coding sequence ATGCAAATTAGTGAAGCTTGGTTAAGAGAACTGGTCAACCCTCCTGTCGATAGCGATCAATTAGTGGCGCAATTGACGATGGCTGGATTGGAAGTCGATTCGGTGGAACCGGCCGCCGCACAATTCAGCAAGGTCGTCGTGGCCCAGGTCGTGTCCTTGGAGCAACATTCGAATGCCGATAAGCTGAGAGTCTGTCAGGTCGATGTCGGCGAAGCCGAGCCGATTCAAATCGTCTGCGGGGCAAGCAATGTCAAAGCGGGCTCGAAATTCCCGGCTGCCTTGGTGGGCGCGGTATTGCCCGGCGATTTCAAGATTAAAAAATCGAAACTGCGCGGCGAGCTTTCCTTCGGCATGCTGTGTTCGGAAAAGGAGTTAGGATTGGCGGCCGATGCCGACGGTTTAATGGAATTGTCCGATTCCGCGCCGGTTGGCGCCGACATCCGAGAATACCTGGCTCTGGACGATACGATTATCGAGATCGATTTGACCCCGAACCGCGCCGATTGTCTCAGTGTAGAAGGCGTCGCCCGAGAAGTGTCGGTGCTGAACAAAACGCCTTGGACCGCGGTTGAATTTGCTCCCGTCGAAATCAGCCATCAGGAGCGCCTTGAGGTCAAGGTTGAGGCGCCGGAAGCCTGTCCGCGTTATCTGGGTAGACTGATTAAGAATGTCGACCCGCAGGCGGAAACGCCGATGTGGATGCAGGAGAAGCTGCGTCGTTCCGGTATCCGCAGCCTGGGGCCTTTGATCGATGTCACCAATTATGTGCTGTTAGAGCTGGGACAACCGCTGCATGCCTTCGATGCCGCCAAGTTGCATGGCGCCATCGTGGTCAGAAAAAGCCAGCAGGGCGAAGCGTTGAACCTGTTGAACGAGCAAACCATCAAGTTGGACGGCGAAGCGCTGGTGATTGCCGACCAACAGCAGGCCTTGGCCTTGGCCGGCGTCATGGGCGGCAACGATTCGGCGGTCGGTGATGATACCCAGGATATATTCCTGGAATGCGCCTACTTCAGCCCGATCAGTATCGCCGGAAAGGCTCGCCAGTTCGGCTTGCATACCGATTCTTCGCATCGTTTTGAACGCGGCGTCGATTTTACCTTGCAACAGCGCGCGATCGAGCGGGCGACTCAGTTGATCGTTGAAATCAGCGGCGGCAGCGTCGGGCCGATTATCGAAGTCAGCAGCGACGAACATTTGCCGCAACGCGAAGCGGTTAAATTGAGACGGCAGCGCATCGAAAAGATGTTGGGAATCGACATTGCCGAACAAGAAGTCAGCGCCATCTTTGAAGGTCTTGATATGCAGGTCGATGCGGTCGCCGATGGCTGGGAAATCACTCCGCCGGGTTGTCGTTTCGATATCGCCATCGAGGCCGATCTGATCGAGGAGATCGCTCGAATCTATGGCTATAACAATCTGCCAAATAGCAGCTTGCTGATGCGTTCTGAATTAGGCAAGGCGCCTGAAGCGGTGTTGCCGCAGGATAGAGCCAAGGATCTTTTGGTCGATCGCGGCTATCAGGAAGCCATTACCTATAGTTTCGTCGACGAGGAAATCCAGAGAATCATAGCGCCCGATGATGAATTCATTCGTTTGCAAAATCCGATTTCCTCCGAATTGTCGGTGATGCGCACGACCTTGTGGTGCGGTTTGCTCAATGCAGCCCTCTACAATACCAAGCGTCAACAAAGCCGGGTCCGGTTGTTTGAAAGCGGCTTAAGCTTTGTCAACAAAGCGGGCGAAACAGTGCAACAACCGATGCTGGCCGGTTTAGCCTTGGGCGGCGTCCATGCCGAACAGTGGGGCGAGAAAATCCGCAAGGTCGATTTCTTTGATGTCAAAGCAGATCTGGAAGCCTTGTTTTCATTGACCGGTTCCGTCATCTCTTATCAGGCGGAAAAGCATCCGGCCTTGCATCCTGGCCAGTCTGCGCGTCTGTATAATACGCGGGGCGACGCCATCGGCTGGTTGGGGATGTTGCATCCGACCCTGGAAAAACAATTGGGTTTCGATACCCAGGTTTTTCTGTTCGAACTGGATTTGAACAAAGTACTGGAAAAACAGATTCCGGTGTTTAAATCCATGTCCAGATTTCCATCGGTAAGACGTGATCTGGCGGTGATCGTCGAAGAAAACGTAAGCGCGGCCGATATCATCGCGAGTATCGAGAATTGCCAGGAACAGGCGATACAGGCTGTGCGTATTTTCGATGTTTATCGCGGTCAGGGTGTTGATCAAGGTTGTAAAAGCGTGGCGTTGAGCTTGGTATTACAAGATTTTTCACAAACACTCACAGATTCTGAAATTGATGCTATATTTAGCAGAGTGTTGCAGACTTTAACCACAGATTTAAGTGCAAAACTGAGGGACTGA
- the pheS gene encoding phenylalanine--tRNA ligase subunit alpha, translating into MSANIEEILKQALSELAQAKDLNQLDQVRVNYLGKKGAFTLQMKELGKLDPAQRREAGQIINQAKGQFQQALEASKQQMQQAALEARLASEAIDVSLPGRGQDVCGLHPVTITLRRIAEIFASVGFRVEEGPEIEDDYHNFEALNIPAHHPARAMHDTFYFDAHTLLRTHTSPVQIRAMEANKPPLKVIAPGRVYRCDSDLTHTPMFHQVEGFLVDNDVSFADLKGVVFEFLRAFFEKDIQVRFRPSYFPFTEPSAEVDIECVMCDGEGCRVCGQSGWLEVMGCGMIHPEVFKAVEIDNDQYSGFAFGMGVERLAMLRYGINDLRLFFENDLKFLEQFN; encoded by the coding sequence GTGTCGGCTAACATCGAAGAAATTCTTAAGCAGGCCTTAAGTGAGCTTGCACAAGCAAAAGATCTCAATCAACTCGACCAAGTGCGGGTTAATTACCTGGGTAAGAAAGGCGCTTTCACCCTGCAAATGAAAGAGCTCGGTAAGTTGGATCCGGCACAACGCCGGGAAGCCGGGCAGATCATCAATCAGGCCAAGGGGCAGTTTCAGCAAGCCTTGGAAGCCAGCAAACAGCAGATGCAGCAGGCGGCCTTAGAGGCCCGTCTAGCCAGCGAGGCGATCGACGTCAGCTTGCCTGGCAGAGGGCAAGATGTTTGCGGTTTGCATCCGGTGACGATCACGTTGAGACGCATCGCCGAGATCTTCGCCAGCGTCGGCTTCAGGGTCGAAGAGGGACCGGAAATCGAAGATGATTATCATAACTTCGAAGCGCTGAACATTCCGGCCCACCATCCGGCCAGGGCAATGCACGATACCTTCTACTTCGATGCCCACACCTTGTTGCGGACTCATACCTCGCCGGTACAGATCAGGGCCATGGAGGCGAATAAGCCGCCTTTGAAGGTGATCGCCCCCGGGCGCGTCTATCGTTGCGATTCCGATTTAACCCATACGCCGATGTTCCATCAGGTCGAGGGCTTTTTAGTCGATAACGACGTCAGCTTTGCCGATTTAAAAGGGGTGGTATTTGAGTTTTTGCGCGCGTTTTTCGAAAAAGACATACAGGTGCGTTTCCGGCCTTCATATTTTCCATTCACCGAGCCGTCCGCTGAGGTGGATATCGAATGCGTGATGTGCGACGGCGAAGGCTGTCGTGTCTGCGGACAGAGCGGTTGGTTGGAAGTGATGGGCTGCGGCATGATACACCCCGAAGTGTTCAAGGCCGTCGAGATCGACAACGATCAGTACAGCGGTTTCGCCTTCGGCATGGGGGTCGAGCGCCTGGCGATGCTGCGTTATGGCATCAACGATTTGCGTCTGTTTTTTGAAAATGATCTTAAATTTCTGGAACAATTTAATTAA
- the rplT gene encoding 50S ribosomal protein L20: MPRVKRGVTARARHKKILKQAKGYYGARSRVYRVAKQAVIKAGQYAYRDRKQRKRQFRALWIVRINAASRLCGTSYSRLINGLNKANVAIDRKVLADLAVRDMDAFAEIAEIAKANQSQP, from the coding sequence ATGCCTAGAGTAAAACGCGGCGTCACCGCCAGAGCAAGACATAAAAAAATCCTAAAGCAAGCGAAAGGCTATTACGGCGCCAGAAGTCGGGTCTATCGCGTTGCTAAACAAGCGGTAATCAAGGCGGGTCAATATGCCTACCGCGACCGTAAGCAAAGAAAACGTCAATTCCGCGCCCTGTGGATTGTGCGAATCAATGCGGCTTCCCGTTTGTGCGGGACTTCCTACAGTCGCTTGATCAATGGCTTGAACAAAGCCAATGTCGCCATCGATCGTAAAGTCCTGGCTGACCTTGCCGTGCGCGACATGGATGCTTTCGCCGAAATCGCCGAAATCGCCAAAGCGAATCAAAGCCAACCGTAA
- the rpmI gene encoding 50S ribosomal protein L35, protein MPKMKSHSGAGKRFKRTGNGNFKCNQSHRRHILTKKSTKRKRQLRKAATLHASDAPMVARLLPYS, encoded by the coding sequence ATGCCAAAAATGAAAAGTCATAGCGGCGCCGGTAAACGGTTTAAAAGAACCGGTAACGGTAATTTTAAATGCAATCAGTCGCACAGACGTCATATCCTGACGAAAAAATCGACTAAAAGAAAAAGACAGTTGCGTAAAGCGGCGACTCTTCATGCTTCAGATGCGCCAATGGTTGCGCGTTTGTTGCCTTACAGTTAA
- the infC gene encoding translation initiation factor IF-3 — MASKKDKTRLNNDITARRVRVIGAEGEQVGVISLAEAKQLAYEANMDLVEISPNADPPVCKIMDYGKYLFEQNKKQQAAKKKQKLIQVKEVKFRPGTEEGDYQVKLRNLTKFLGEGNKTKVTIRFRGREMAHREIGMELLKRIEQDLEDLAVVEQFPKMEGRQMVMVMGPKKKK; from the coding sequence ATCGCTTCTAAAAAAGATAAAACGCGTCTGAATAATGATATTACCGCAAGGCGCGTAAGAGTCATTGGCGCTGAAGGCGAACAAGTCGGTGTGATTTCGCTGGCGGAAGCTAAGCAGCTTGCGTATGAGGCAAATATGGATTTGGTTGAAATTTCACCCAACGCCGATCCTCCAGTTTGCAAAATAATGGACTATGGCAAATATCTGTTTGAGCAGAACAAGAAACAACAAGCCGCCAAGAAAAAACAAAAACTGATTCAGGTCAAGGAAGTGAAATTCAGACCGGGAACGGAAGAAGGGGACTATCAGGTCAAATTGAGAAATCTGACCAAATTCCTCGGCGAAGGTAATAAAACCAAAGTCACCATTCGTTTCCGTGGTCGGGAAATGGCCCATAGAGAAATCGGCATGGAGTTGTTGAAGCGGATCGAACAGGATTTGGAAGATTTGGCCGTGGTCGAACAGTTTCCTAAGATGGAAGGCCGTCAGATGGTTATGGTCATGGGGCCGAAAAAGAAAAAATAA